One Psychrosphaera aestuarii DNA window includes the following coding sequences:
- the fkpA gene encoding FKBP-type peptidyl-prolyl cis-trans isomerase: MNKAVKLTAIAAAVALLGACGNAEKAQVKVESEADKQSYALGASMGRYLNNNLEKNAEIGIELKKDMILGGIEDALGDKVQFTEEEIETVMNALEADVRKRGMEHQEKLASAAQEEGKQFLVENAKRSEVTVTESGLQYEVLSEAEGEKPAAADTVTVHYHGTLVDGTVFDSSVDRGQTTSFPLNRVIPGWTEGLQYMSKGSKYKFYIPSELGYGARAAGSIPPHSTLIFEVELFDIQKAPAAE; encoded by the coding sequence ATGAATAAAGCAGTAAAACTAACTGCAATTGCTGCGGCAGTCGCACTTTTAGGCGCTTGTGGTAATGCGGAAAAAGCGCAGGTTAAAGTTGAATCTGAAGCCGATAAGCAAAGTTATGCACTAGGTGCATCTATGGGTCGTTACCTAAATAATAATCTTGAGAAGAATGCTGAGATTGGCATTGAGCTTAAAAAAGATATGATTTTAGGCGGTATTGAAGACGCGTTGGGTGACAAAGTTCAGTTTACTGAAGAAGAAATTGAAACTGTTATGAATGCTTTAGAGGCTGATGTTCGTAAGCGTGGCATGGAGCATCAAGAGAAGTTGGCGTCAGCGGCTCAAGAAGAAGGCAAGCAATTTTTAGTTGAGAATGCAAAACGCAGTGAAGTAACAGTAACTGAGTCTGGCCTTCAATATGAAGTTTTATCTGAAGCAGAAGGCGAAAAGCCAGCGGCAGCTGACACAGTAACTGTTCATTACCACGGCACGTTAGTTGACGGAACAGTATTTGACTCTTCTGTCGATCGTGGTCAAACAACTAGCTTCCCGTTAAATCGAGTTATCCCTGGTTGGACTGAAGGTTTACAGTACATGAGCAAAGGCTCTAAGTATAAGTTCTACATTCCTTCTGAGTTAGGATATGGCGCGCGTGCTGCAGGTTCAATTCCTCCACATTCAACACTTATTTTTGAAGTTGAGCTATTTGATATTCAAAAAGCACCAGCAGCAGAATAA
- the sthA gene encoding Si-specific NAD(P)(+) transhydrogenase, with translation MNLTKAGKRVAVIEKHTQVGGGCTHWGTIPSKALRHSVSRLIEYNSNPLFNKSEKAASLTFENILEHTTKVIRDQVRLRGGFYNRNEVDIIHGTASFVDKNTLQIVLLDGSIEHLTAENFVIATGSRPYNPVDVDFKHPRVYDSDTILSLKHQPKNIIIYGAGVIGCEYASIFRGLGCKVDLINTRDRLLSFMDAEMTDSLSYHFWNSGIVIRHGEEYEKIEAQEDGVIMTLKSGKRMKADCILFANGRTGNTDSLNLSAINLEANSRGCLAVDSTYKTAADNVFAVGDVIGYPSLASAAYDQGRIAAEYMLHLPTEGQLIEDIPTGIYTIPEMSSVGKTEQQLTAAKIPYEVGRSSFKHLARAQIGATPVGGLKILFHCETKEILGIHCFGEQAAEIIHIGQAIMQQKGKANTIEYFIHTTFNYPTMAEAYRVAALNGLNRLF, from the coding sequence ATGAACCTGACTAAAGCAGGTAAGCGTGTAGCGGTAATCGAAAAACACACTCAAGTTGGTGGTGGTTGTACACACTGGGGCACAATCCCGTCAAAAGCGCTTCGACACTCTGTAAGTCGACTTATCGAATACAACAGCAACCCACTGTTTAATAAATCGGAAAAAGCAGCGTCGCTAACATTCGAAAACATCCTAGAACATACAACCAAAGTCATTCGTGATCAGGTTCGCTTACGTGGCGGATTCTATAATCGTAACGAAGTGGATATTATTCACGGTACGGCTTCATTTGTAGATAAAAACACGCTTCAAATAGTTTTGCTTGATGGTTCAATCGAACACCTTACTGCCGAGAACTTTGTAATTGCTACAGGATCTCGACCTTACAATCCTGTTGATGTTGATTTTAAACACCCTCGTGTATATGACTCCGACACGATTTTATCGCTAAAACACCAACCTAAAAACATCATTATTTATGGTGCTGGTGTTATCGGCTGTGAATACGCTTCAATTTTTAGAGGTTTAGGTTGTAAGGTAGATCTTATCAATACTCGAGATCGCCTATTGTCATTTATGGACGCAGAAATGACAGACTCACTAAGTTATCATTTCTGGAATAGCGGTATCGTTATTCGCCACGGTGAAGAATACGAAAAAATTGAAGCACAAGAAGATGGCGTCATCATGACGCTGAAGTCAGGCAAACGTATGAAAGCCGACTGTATTCTTTTTGCTAATGGTCGTACTGGTAATACAGATTCATTAAACCTTTCTGCCATCAATTTAGAAGCTAACTCTCGTGGTTGTTTAGCAGTAGATTCAACATACAAAACAGCGGCTGACAACGTATTTGCAGTAGGTGACGTAATTGGTTATCCAAGCCTAGCAAGTGCGGCTTACGATCAAGGCCGAATTGCAGCCGAATATATGTTGCATCTTCCTACTGAAGGCCAACTTATTGAAGATATTCCAACAGGTATTTATACCATTCCAGAAATGTCATCGGTTGGTAAAACAGAACAACAACTAACGGCCGCTAAAATACCTTATGAAGTGGGTCGTTCATCATTTAAACACCTTGCTCGTGCACAAATCGGTGCCACTCCAGTAGGTGGTTTAAAAATCTTGTTCCACTGTGAAACCAAAGAAATTTTAGGTATTCACTGTTTTGGAGAACAAGCGGCTGAGATCATTCACATTGGTCAAGCTATTATGCAGCAAAAAGGAAAAGCAAATACGATTGAATACTTTATTCATACCACGTTTAACTATCCAACAATGGCTGAAGCTTATCGCGTTGCAGCGTTAAATGGCTTAAATAGATTGTTTTAA
- a CDS encoding YheV family putative zinc ribbon protein, translated as MTKKKKRFIAGASCPECKAMDTMMLFMENNVEKVECKSCGHQMTQPDGAVQGATRQFEQVIGVFTPGD; from the coding sequence ATGACTAAAAAGAAAAAGAGATTTATTGCTGGTGCAAGTTGCCCTGAATGTAAGGCGATGGATACCATGATGTTATTTATGGAAAATAACGTTGAAAAAGTTGAGTGTAAGTCTTGTGGTCATCAAATGACGCAACCGGACGGTGCCGTTCAAGGCGCAACTCGCCAATTTGAACAAGTCATTGGTGTGTTTACGCCTGGCGATTAG
- a CDS encoding WD40 repeat domain-containing protein produces MRIKILFVSIVFIATTLISGCQPAGDKPKQQFEHAQTGAFAASISSSGNYSVVSTLYHGVALWDLNANGAKYQWSHNIDQQPLSFDDGESTSIMSNSNVIFATSIADNDSHAVLADKHNFSLWDITSGENVGFWQVRKSKVQISDDDGSNAWVNRNNPASDLPKASQISVIDRDKCIDVDFAAGEQCLALGTIRAIDVSNNGKHIVLGKSNGMITHITIESGRRLEFLGHQRNLLDEQGESVQINNAINSLDMAPNGKYVLTGSSDQTAYLWDTSSGQVIHKFRHASRVIFVALDPKARYAFTADSKKQARIWDLKTGQTISQLDYINRQEIFTSARFSDNGKWLLTGAPTRQLTLWDVKTGKQLQQWLVTPRKGSRPQSAVVYSASFINNETQVVSESSAGLNEIWDIDSEHR; encoded by the coding sequence TTGCGAATTAAAATTCTTTTTGTATCTATCGTATTTATTGCAACTACGTTAATTAGTGGCTGCCAACCTGCTGGCGATAAGCCAAAACAACAGTTTGAGCATGCCCAAACCGGTGCCTTTGCGGCAAGCATCTCCAGTTCCGGAAATTACTCCGTCGTATCCACCTTATATCATGGGGTAGCTTTATGGGATCTCAATGCCAACGGTGCTAAATATCAATGGTCACACAATATTGATCAGCAACCACTTAGCTTCGATGATGGCGAAAGCACCTCAATCATGAGCAACAGCAATGTCATCTTTGCAACTTCTATTGCCGATAATGACTCTCATGCGGTATTGGCCGATAAACATAATTTTTCACTGTGGGACATTACCAGTGGTGAAAACGTAGGTTTTTGGCAAGTTAGAAAGTCAAAAGTTCAAATTAGTGACGACGATGGTTCAAATGCTTGGGTCAACCGTAATAATCCTGCCTCCGATTTACCAAAAGCCTCACAAATTAGCGTTATCGATCGCGACAAATGCATAGATGTAGACTTTGCGGCGGGAGAGCAATGTTTAGCGCTTGGAACAATACGCGCCATCGATGTTTCAAATAATGGAAAGCACATTGTTTTAGGTAAAAGCAACGGCATGATCACCCACATCACCATAGAAAGTGGACGTCGACTGGAGTTTTTAGGCCACCAGCGCAACCTATTAGATGAGCAGGGTGAGTCCGTACAAATTAACAATGCAATTAATAGTCTTGATATGGCACCAAACGGAAAGTATGTCTTGACGGGCTCTAGCGATCAAACCGCTTATTTGTGGGATACCAGCAGTGGCCAAGTCATACATAAATTTAGACATGCGAGTCGCGTCATATTTGTCGCATTAGACCCAAAAGCTCGTTATGCATTTACCGCAGATAGTAAAAAACAAGCTCGTATTTGGGACTTAAAAACGGGCCAAACGATTTCACAACTTGATTACATTAATCGCCAAGAAATATTTACCAGTGCGCGATTTAGTGACAACGGCAAATGGCTACTCACCGGAGCACCAACCCGACAACTTACATTATGGGATGTAAAAACCGGCAAACAGTTACAACAATGGCTTGTTACCCCTAGGAAAGGCTCGCGTCCGCAAAGTGCTGTAGTGTATAGTGCCAGCTTTATAAATAACGAAACCCAAGTCGTTAGCGAAAGTTCAGCTGGGTTAAATGAAATATGGGATATCGACAGTGAGCACAGATAA
- the nudC gene encoding NAD(+) diphosphatase: MMIQHSIPFSPELEGWWCVILTHQIYLPGPKNKIPFGSFDDLAINITRPDVVHQIGEYDGDPVYTLDATHILASESDLELDEFVGLRSILFEQNELFEFAARAYQVQLFLKTHQYCGQCGSPMQIIDWELATLCEPCKHRCYPRISPVVIVAIRKGSQILLAKNKRSTANIYSVLAGFVESGETLEQAVHREVFEEVGIKVKNIKYVKSQPWPFPHSLMVGFVAEYDSGELNLCDDEIEAADWFEFGEDMPPVPPFKTISRQLIEHTKRLVHK; this comes from the coding sequence ATGATGATTCAACACAGTATTCCATTTTCACCTGAATTAGAAGGCTGGTGGTGCGTTATTTTAACTCATCAGATCTATTTGCCTGGCCCAAAGAATAAAATTCCATTTGGTAGCTTTGATGATCTCGCAATAAATATAACTAGACCTGATGTTGTGCATCAAATTGGTGAGTATGATGGCGATCCTGTGTACACCTTAGATGCTACGCACATTCTTGCGTCAGAATCGGATCTGGAACTCGATGAATTTGTTGGCCTTCGTAGTATTTTGTTTGAGCAGAATGAGTTATTTGAATTTGCAGCGCGTGCTTATCAGGTTCAGTTATTTTTAAAAACCCATCAATACTGCGGACAGTGTGGATCACCAATGCAAATTATTGATTGGGAACTCGCAACATTATGCGAGCCGTGCAAGCACCGTTGTTATCCGAGGATCTCGCCCGTTGTTATTGTTGCTATTCGCAAAGGTTCACAAATCTTATTGGCTAAAAATAAACGCTCTACGGCTAATATATATAGCGTATTAGCTGGTTTTGTAGAGAGTGGTGAAACCTTAGAGCAGGCTGTACATCGCGAAGTTTTTGAAGAGGTCGGGATTAAGGTTAAAAATATTAAGTATGTTAAGAGTCAGCCTTGGCCGTTTCCGCATTCGTTAATGGTTGGATTTGTTGCAGAGTATGATTCTGGCGAACTTAATTTGTGCGATGATGAGATTGAAGCTGCCGATTGGTTTGAATTTGGCGAAGACATGCCACCAGTTCCACCATTTAAAACGATATCTAGGCAATTAATTGAGCACACAAAGAGATTGGTACATAAGTAG
- a CDS encoding acyl-CoA desaturase, with the protein MSKPPILWTNVFVFLSTFLIALIGVPLYGYHYGYQTEHLVATIIALGFAGMSITVGYHRLWSHRTYEAHPALQFILALGGAFALQNSALHWSSDHRIHHKFVDQNGKDPYSAKKGFWFSHIGWMLRDHQPERYDDYSNCRDLQKNKIVMWQHKHYLLLAMTLNFGIPIALGIIFNDIWGMLLTVGVLRLVLSHHFTFFINSLAHIWGKQPYTDKNSAKDNGLLAFITYGEGYHNYHHIFENDYRNGIKWWHFDPTKWFIKAMTFVGLTNNLRKVPEEKIKAAKWKMQKQLATQKLVTLQGKTDLLNKLDAEYHHLVEEFKRYVEIKSAYLTAKKQAISDAALAELKTNYKLLQSQIKMRQQEWQALINEIPA; encoded by the coding sequence ATGTCAAAACCACCTATTTTATGGACCAACGTGTTCGTTTTTTTATCTACATTTTTAATTGCATTAATAGGTGTACCTTTATATGGCTACCATTATGGTTATCAAACCGAACATCTGGTTGCCACAATAATAGCATTAGGTTTTGCTGGCATGTCTATCACCGTTGGTTATCATCGCCTTTGGTCCCACCGAACGTACGAAGCACATCCAGCTTTACAATTTATTTTAGCGTTAGGCGGTGCATTTGCATTGCAAAACAGTGCATTACACTGGTCTTCTGACCACAGAATACATCATAAATTTGTTGACCAGAATGGTAAAGACCCATACTCCGCTAAAAAAGGGTTTTGGTTTAGTCATATCGGCTGGATGTTACGAGACCATCAACCAGAGCGATATGATGATTACAGCAACTGTCGAGATCTACAAAAGAACAAAATAGTTATGTGGCAACACAAACACTACCTGTTACTCGCAATGACGCTTAACTTCGGCATTCCTATTGCGCTTGGTATTATTTTTAATGATATTTGGGGCATGTTACTAACGGTTGGCGTATTGCGCTTAGTATTAAGCCATCACTTTACTTTCTTTATAAACTCACTGGCCCATATTTGGGGTAAACAGCCGTACACCGACAAAAATAGTGCTAAAGACAATGGTCTGCTTGCTTTTATCACCTATGGTGAGGGTTACCATAATTATCACCACATCTTCGAAAACGATTACAGAAATGGCATCAAATGGTGGCACTTCGACCCAACTAAATGGTTTATAAAAGCCATGACCTTTGTAGGCTTAACCAATAATCTTAGAAAAGTACCGGAAGAAAAAATAAAGGCGGCGAAGTGGAAAATGCAAAAGCAACTTGCCACTCAAAAGCTCGTCACTTTACAAGGTAAAACCGACTTGTTAAATAAACTGGACGCTGAATATCATCACCTCGTTGAAGAATTTAAACGATATGTTGAGATCAAATCGGCATACCTTACCGCGAAAAAACAAGCGATATCTGACGCCGCACTTGCAGAACTGAAAACTAATTACAAACTATTGCAGTCACAAATAAAAATGAGACAACAAGAGTGGCAGGCGCTCATTAACGAAATTCCGGCTTAA
- the hemE gene encoding uroporphyrinogen decarboxylase — protein sequence MTELKNDRYLRALLQEPVDRTPVWMMRQAGRYLPEYRATRAVAGDFMSLCKNAELACEVTMQPLRRYPLDAAILFSDILTIPDAMGLGLYFETGEGPRFKNPIQSKADIDKLPIPDPEGELQYVMNAVRTIRKELNGSIPLIGFSGSPWTLATYMVEGSGTKTFSKVKGMMYSEPKMMHQLLDKVADSVTSYLNAQIAAGAQSVMIFDTWGGVLTPRDYEEFSLNYMSKIIDGLTRENEGRKVPVTLFTKNGGQWLEKMAATGCDALGLDWTMNIAEAKARVGDKVALQGNMDPAMLYATPDRIRQEVQTILADYGDKGTGHVFNLGHGITPDVSPENAGAFINAVVDYSPKYHK from the coding sequence ATGACTGAATTAAAGAATGATCGTTACTTACGTGCGTTATTACAAGAGCCTGTAGACCGAACTCCAGTATGGATGATGCGTCAAGCTGGACGCTATTTGCCAGAGTACCGCGCAACAAGAGCTGTTGCTGGTGATTTTATGTCGCTATGTAAAAATGCAGAGTTAGCATGTGAAGTGACTATGCAGCCATTACGTCGTTACCCGTTAGATGCGGCAATTCTTTTCTCAGATATATTAACTATTCCTGATGCGATGGGATTAGGTTTATATTTTGAAACGGGTGAAGGCCCACGTTTTAAAAATCCGATTCAATCAAAAGCGGATATTGATAAATTACCTATTCCTGATCCAGAGGGCGAACTGCAATACGTAATGAACGCAGTGCGTACTATTCGTAAAGAGTTAAATGGCTCTATTCCATTGATTGGTTTTTCAGGTAGTCCTTGGACTTTAGCAACCTACATGGTTGAAGGCAGTGGGACTAAGACATTTTCTAAAGTTAAAGGCATGATGTATTCAGAGCCTAAGATGATGCACCAATTGTTGGATAAGGTAGCGGACTCTGTTACTAGCTACTTAAACGCGCAAATTGCTGCGGGCGCGCAATCGGTAATGATTTTTGATACTTGGGGTGGTGTATTAACGCCACGTGACTATGAAGAGTTCTCTCTAAACTACATGAGCAAGATCATTGATGGTTTAACTCGTGAGAATGAAGGTCGTAAAGTTCCAGTTACCTTGTTTACTAAGAACGGTGGTCAGTGGCTTGAAAAAATGGCGGCGACAGGTTGTGATGCACTAGGTCTAGATTGGACTATGAACATTGCAGAAGCAAAAGCACGTGTCGGCGACAAAGTAGCACTTCAAGGTAATATGGATCCAGCAATGCTTTATGCGACGCCAGATCGTATTCGCCAAGAAGTACAAACTATTTTGGCTGACTACGGCGATAAAGGAACAGGCCACGTATTTAACTTAGGCCACGGCATTACGCCAGATGTATCGCCTGAGAATGCGGGTGCCTTTATTAATGCCGTTGTTGATTACAGCCCGAAGTACCATAAATAA
- the rsd gene encoding sigma D regulator gives MLIRQEKTQQKYGGANTVIDAWLAERQELLVKYCQLAGLPPFESVKNSLPDHVAITNFCQILIDYLSAGHFEIYDSIVKQCSENGAESAALAQRLYPLITETTQLLVDFNDKYANLPSDKELNAFDYDLSEVGTTLEQRMELEDELIHILHSKHS, from the coding sequence ATGTTAATTCGGCAGGAAAAAACTCAACAAAAATATGGCGGCGCAAATACGGTCATCGATGCATGGCTAGCTGAGCGACAAGAGCTGCTAGTGAAGTATTGTCAGTTGGCTGGACTTCCACCTTTTGAATCAGTGAAAAACTCATTACCAGACCATGTAGCGATCACTAATTTTTGCCAAATCCTCATCGACTACTTATCCGCAGGTCACTTTGAGATATACGATAGTATCGTTAAACAATGTTCGGAAAATGGTGCTGAAAGTGCTGCACTCGCTCAAAGGCTGTATCCTTTAATAACGGAGACCACACAGCTGCTCGTAGATTTTAATGACAAATATGCCAACCTTCCATCAGACAAAGAACTTAACGCTTTCGATTATGACTTATCTGAAGTTGGTACCACTCTTGAACAACGTATGGAGTTAGAAGACGAGCTAATTCATATTCTTCATAGTAAACATAGTTAG
- a CDS encoding ABC transporter ATP-binding protein encodes MLQISQLDLQLGNKVLFQQASATIYPGHKIGIVGANGCGKSTLFNMIRGELSNDGGEISYPKGWQLAWVKQETPGLDKSALDYVIDGHEKYCQLQAALAKAELENNGHQIAQIHHDLETINAYTIPARAGEMLNGLGFDADAQQRPVKSFSGGWRMRLNLAQALMIDSDCLLLDEPTNHLDLDAVIWLEKWLNRYEGTILLISHDRDFIDNICQGILHVENNSLNSYTGNYSTFETQRAEKLAQQQANFEKQQLEIKHIQSFIDRFKAQATKAKQAQSRVKMLERMEKIAPAHVDSQFHFEFRPASNIPNPIIKMDQVEAGYGDTAILSKIRMNLVPGSRIGLLGRNGAGKSTLIKTLSRDIPPLSGEFEHSKHLRIGYFAQHQLDTLSIGQSPVDHVQALDRTMTEQMARDYLGGFGFNGDQALDKIDSFSGGEKARLVLALIVFQKPNLLLLDEPTNHLDIEMRQALAIALQGFEGAMILIAHDRHLLKSTCDDLYLVDSGQVAPFDGDLDDYHNWLLDQDRQANQDKDTSNDKVNSAVAKKDQKRKEAELRKALSPIKKKADKLVEQQEKMTTRLSEIEEAMGDTDLYTESRKSDLNQLLSEQAKLKSELEDIEMQWFEYEEQMEVMRSEYDESN; translated from the coding sequence ATGCTGCAAATTTCACAACTCGACTTACAACTTGGTAACAAAGTCTTATTCCAACAAGCCTCTGCCACTATTTATCCCGGCCATAAAATAGGCATAGTAGGCGCAAATGGTTGTGGTAAGTCGACGCTGTTCAATATGATCCGTGGAGAACTGTCTAATGACGGTGGCGAAATCTCCTATCCAAAAGGTTGGCAGCTAGCGTGGGTAAAGCAAGAGACACCAGGACTAGACAAATCGGCATTAGACTACGTGATAGATGGCCACGAAAAATATTGTCAGCTTCAAGCAGCATTAGCAAAAGCCGAACTTGAGAATAATGGCCATCAAATTGCCCAAATCCATCATGATTTAGAAACGATTAACGCCTACACCATTCCAGCCAGAGCAGGTGAAATGCTAAATGGCTTAGGTTTTGATGCTGACGCACAACAACGTCCTGTTAAGAGTTTTTCTGGTGGTTGGCGAATGCGCCTAAATTTAGCCCAAGCACTTATGATTGATAGTGACTGCTTACTACTAGATGAGCCAACTAACCACTTAGATTTAGATGCGGTAATTTGGTTAGAAAAGTGGCTAAATAGATACGAAGGGACCATTTTATTAATCTCCCATGACAGAGACTTTATCGACAATATTTGCCAAGGCATTCTGCACGTAGAAAACAACAGTCTAAATAGTTACACAGGTAATTACTCAACATTTGAAACTCAGCGCGCAGAAAAACTCGCCCAGCAACAAGCTAACTTTGAAAAACAACAGCTTGAAATTAAACACATTCAATCTTTTATCGACCGGTTTAAAGCCCAAGCGACCAAAGCCAAACAAGCACAGAGTCGAGTAAAAATGCTCGAACGCATGGAGAAAATTGCACCAGCGCACGTTGATTCACAATTCCATTTCGAATTTCGACCAGCATCTAATATCCCAAACCCAATTATTAAAATGGACCAGGTAGAAGCCGGATACGGCGATACCGCTATTTTATCTAAAATAAGAATGAACCTAGTACCAGGCAGTCGAATTGGCTTGCTAGGTAGAAATGGCGCTGGTAAATCCACCTTAATTAAAACACTTTCTAGAGACATACCGCCTCTTTCTGGTGAATTTGAACATAGTAAACACTTACGTATTGGTTATTTCGCGCAACATCAATTGGATACCTTATCAATTGGTCAAAGTCCGGTTGATCATGTTCAGGCACTAGATCGCACCATGACAGAACAAATGGCTCGTGACTATTTAGGTGGATTTGGCTTTAACGGCGATCAAGCTCTAGACAAAATTGACAGCTTTTCCGGCGGTGAGAAAGCTCGATTAGTGTTAGCCCTTATCGTTTTTCAAAAACCAAACTTATTGCTTCTCGATGAGCCGACTAACCATTTAGACATCGAAATGCGTCAAGCCTTAGCAATTGCCTTACAAGGTTTTGAAGGCGCTATGATACTTATTGCCCACGATCGTCACTTATTAAAATCAACCTGTGATGACCTATACTTAGTTGATAGTGGCCAAGTCGCACCATTTGACGGTGACTTAGACGATTATCACAACTGGTTGCTTGACCAAGATCGTCAGGCCAATCAAGACAAAGACACAAGTAACGACAAGGTGAATTCTGCCGTTGCCAAAAAAGATCAAAAGCGAAAAGAAGCAGAACTACGTAAAGCCCTATCCCCAATTAAGAAAAAAGCTGATAAGTTAGTTGAGCAACAAGAAAAAATGACAACAAGGCTAAGTGAAATTGAAGAGGCAATGGGCGACACTGACCTCTATACTGAGTCAAGAAAGTCAGATTTAAACCAACTTTTAAGTGAACAAGCAAAATTAAAAAGTGAGCTTGAAGACATAGAAATGCAATGGTTTGAATATGAAGAACAAATGGAAGTGATGAGGAGCGAGTATGACGAATCTAATTGA
- a CDS encoding TIGR02444 family protein, which yields MTNLIEPTELWQFSVTSYQQDELQNELLGWQNSYDGNVNLALFCLYCDDLTIEISDQELTILHNYISQFSRKFTQAIRVNRETFKQQKAQINHYEDIRHHLLEAELLFEQQEQSLLCDMMKRDAAEYRADVSVPNNWGRYQALLIHTSNTDNK from the coding sequence ATGACGAATCTAATTGAGCCAACTGAGCTTTGGCAGTTTAGTGTAACCAGTTATCAGCAAGATGAGCTTCAAAACGAACTCTTAGGCTGGCAAAACAGTTACGATGGGAACGTCAACCTAGCGTTATTTTGTTTATATTGCGACGACTTAACCATTGAAATAAGTGATCAAGAACTCACTATTTTGCATAACTACATCAGTCAATTCTCTAGAAAATTTACTCAAGCCATTCGTGTCAATCGCGAGACGTTTAAACAGCAAAAAGCTCAAATCAATCATTACGAAGACATTCGTCATCACCTATTAGAAGCAGAATTGTTATTTGAGCAACAAGAACAATCGTTGCTGTGTGACATGATGAAAAGAGACGCCGCCGAATATCGAGCTGACGTCTCAGTACCTAATAACTGGGGACGTTATCAAGCTTTGTTAATACATACCTCTAATACCGACAACAAATGA
- a CDS encoding SlyX family protein: MSTDKLQELTLKVESLESQLAFQEDTIEQLNAEITTLNLAQATMKRQIELLAQKFSQDKGSPVASQAEETPPPHY; the protein is encoded by the coding sequence GTGAGCACAGATAAACTGCAAGAGCTAACTTTAAAAGTAGAGTCGCTAGAAAGCCAACTCGCTTTTCAAGAAGATACAATTGAACAGCTAAATGCTGAAATCACGACGCTAAATTTAGCTCAGGCGACGATGAAACGTCAGATTGAACTGCTAGCCCAAAAATTTAGCCAAGACAAAGGCTCGCCAGTGGCATCGCAGGCAGAAGAGACACCTCCTCCGCACTACTAA
- the fabR gene encoding HTH-type transcriptional repressor FabR has translation MNNDTGQTLVRTRAQQKEQTRRAIIDAAFRQLSPDQSFANLSLREVAREAGIAPTSFYRHFKDMDELGLTLVDEAGLMLRQLMRQARARIDKGKGSVVQTSISTFMEFVEINGNEFRLLLRERSGTSKAFRLAVNREIQHFVEELTEYIQTKTNSNHQDALYEADALVTIVFNAGAEALDLSQEKRELLSIKVVRQMRFIAKGSESMRHAKK, from the coding sequence ATGAATAACGATACAGGTCAAACACTCGTAAGAACAAGAGCTCAACAGAAAGAACAAACTCGACGCGCCATTATCGACGCTGCGTTTCGTCAGTTAAGTCCAGATCAAAGCTTTGCTAATTTGAGTTTGCGTGAAGTAGCTCGAGAGGCGGGCATTGCTCCGACTTCGTTTTATCGTCATTTTAAGGATATGGATGAGTTAGGTTTGACGCTGGTGGATGAAGCGGGATTAATGTTAAGACAATTAATGCGTCAGGCTCGTGCTCGGATTGATAAGGGCAAAGGTAGCGTGGTGCAAACGTCTATTTCTACCTTTATGGAGTTTGTTGAAATTAATGGCAATGAGTTTAGGCTTTTGCTTCGTGAACGCTCTGGCACATCTAAAGCTTTTCGACTGGCGGTAAACAGAGAAATTCAACACTTTGTTGAAGAGTTGACGGAATACATTCAAACCAAAACTAATTCAAATCATCAAGATGCACTTTATGAAGCCGATGCATTAGTGACGATAGTTTTTAATGCTGGGGCAGAAGCATTGGATTTAAGTCAGGAAAAGCGAGAATTGTTGTCGATAAAAGTGGTTCGTCAAATGCGTTTTATTGCAAAAGGCTCGGAATCGATGCGACATGCTAAAAAGTAG